In Tachysurus fulvidraco isolate hzauxx_2018 chromosome 11, HZAU_PFXX_2.0, whole genome shotgun sequence, one DNA window encodes the following:
- the rnf26 gene encoding E3 ubiquitin-protein ligase RNF26 isoform X1 has product MGLLPFVFSAFGKCFDLVCLLLDLNFMIVNSLVRLFAALLQLINSFPVLLMNSLVECVDLSLFYLITMMDGMTVVTHNVMGGWMQLLGGVLESCKMMGYLSTHLLLRTKELLHRGLLSGQGFLRQICEGCGIVFSLLLYFINTVINLLLIGTQNLYTVLLSMIEAVASPLQKVLELALTVLTFFYSSLVGTSLLLWTPCRLAVEFLSSLGHLLISVFLLNSYGLLLTVAIILSATIYLNPALCQSGVRQIIDYVNTAPALQRLQRTWQRLFLLERHLWQGIAWVHSRLGLWMTFAGRGTLRAGDETVQQVHTDQDPPDMPERAEMMDADAVDEPLAPPPAPELQDQPQPGCGSRSPLQKMPSEGSCKAAPAENLLTLLQEQEERKKCVICQDSTKTVVLLPCRHLCLCRDCTDILLRQPVYQHNCPLCRHMILQTMDVYL; this is encoded by the coding sequence ATGGGATTGCTTCCCTTTGTTTTCAGCGCTTTTGGAAAGTGCTTTGACCTCGTTTGCCTGCTTTTGGACTTAAATTTCATGATTGTTAACTCACTAGTTCGGTTGTTTGCAGCACTCCTGCAACTGATCAACAGCTTCCCCGTCCTGCTCATGAATTCactggtggagtgtgtggatCTTTCTCTGTTCTACTTGATCACCATGATGGACGGCATGACAGTCGTGACCCATAATGTGATGGGAGGCTGGATGCAACTACTTGGTGGCGTGCTGGAAAGCTGTAAAATGATGGGCTACCTGTCTACACATTTACTGCTGCGCACCAAAGAGCTCCTGCACCGTGGGCTGCTCTCGGGACAAGGCTTCCTGCGGCAGATCTGCGAAGGCTGTGGTATTGTGTTTAGCCTTTTGCTTTACTTTATCAACACAGTCATCAATCTTCTGCTCATAGGAACGCAGAACCTCTACACTGTGCTGCTCAGCATGATCGAAGCAGTAGCCAGCCCTTTACAGAAAGTTCTTGAGCTGGCCTTGACTGTCCTCACCTTCTTCTATAGCTCCCTGGTGGGCACCTCGCTTCTTCTCTGGACACCATGCAGACTAGCTGTGGAGTTTCTGAGCTCTCTAGGACACCTCTTGATCAGTGTCTTCTTGCTGAACTCCTATGGGCTGCTACTGACTGTAGCCATAATCCTAAGTGCCACCATCTACCTGAACCCTGCTTTGTGTCAGAGTGGAGTTCGGCAAATAATTGACTATGTTAACACAGCACCTGCACTGCAGCGGCTACAGAGGACATGGCAGCGTTTGTTCTTGCTGGAAAGACACTTGTGGCAGGGCATAGCCTGGGTGCACAGTCGTCTTGGTCTTTGGATGACGTTCGCAGGAAGGGGGACTCTCCGAGCCGGTGACGAGACGGTTCAACAAGTCCACACCGACCAAGACCCTCCTGACATGCCTGAAAGAGCAGAAATGATGGACGCCGATGCCGTGGACGAGCCCCTGGCACCGCCGCCAGCTCCAGAACTCCAAGACCAGCCGCAACCTGGTTGCGGCTCTCGCAGCCCGCTGCAGAAAATGCCGTCCGAGGGCAGCTGCAAAGCCGCCCCTGCAGAGAATCTGCTCACGCTCCTGCAGGAGcaagaggagaggaagaagtGCGTCATATGCCAGGATAGCACTAAGACCGTTGTGCTTCTGCCCTGCCGCCACTTGTGCTTATGCAGAGACTGTACCGACATCTTGCTGCGCCAACCCGTCTACCAGCACAACTGCCCACTGTGTCGCCACATGATCCTCCAGACCATGGACGTGTATCTCTGA
- the rnf26 gene encoding E3 ubiquitin-protein ligase RNF26 isoform X2: MNSLVECVDLSLFYLITMMDGMTVVTHNVMGGWMQLLGGVLESCKMMGYLSTHLLLRTKELLHRGLLSGQGFLRQICEGCGIVFSLLLYFINTVINLLLIGTQNLYTVLLSMIEAVASPLQKVLELALTVLTFFYSSLVGTSLLLWTPCRLAVEFLSSLGHLLISVFLLNSYGLLLTVAIILSATIYLNPALCQSGVRQIIDYVNTAPALQRLQRTWQRLFLLERHLWQGIAWVHSRLGLWMTFAGRGTLRAGDETVQQVHTDQDPPDMPERAEMMDADAVDEPLAPPPAPELQDQPQPGCGSRSPLQKMPSEGSCKAAPAENLLTLLQEQEERKKCVICQDSTKTVVLLPCRHLCLCRDCTDILLRQPVYQHNCPLCRHMILQTMDVYL; this comes from the coding sequence ATGAATTCactggtggagtgtgtggatCTTTCTCTGTTCTACTTGATCACCATGATGGACGGCATGACAGTCGTGACCCATAATGTGATGGGAGGCTGGATGCAACTACTTGGTGGCGTGCTGGAAAGCTGTAAAATGATGGGCTACCTGTCTACACATTTACTGCTGCGCACCAAAGAGCTCCTGCACCGTGGGCTGCTCTCGGGACAAGGCTTCCTGCGGCAGATCTGCGAAGGCTGTGGTATTGTGTTTAGCCTTTTGCTTTACTTTATCAACACAGTCATCAATCTTCTGCTCATAGGAACGCAGAACCTCTACACTGTGCTGCTCAGCATGATCGAAGCAGTAGCCAGCCCTTTACAGAAAGTTCTTGAGCTGGCCTTGACTGTCCTCACCTTCTTCTATAGCTCCCTGGTGGGCACCTCGCTTCTTCTCTGGACACCATGCAGACTAGCTGTGGAGTTTCTGAGCTCTCTAGGACACCTCTTGATCAGTGTCTTCTTGCTGAACTCCTATGGGCTGCTACTGACTGTAGCCATAATCCTAAGTGCCACCATCTACCTGAACCCTGCTTTGTGTCAGAGTGGAGTTCGGCAAATAATTGACTATGTTAACACAGCACCTGCACTGCAGCGGCTACAGAGGACATGGCAGCGTTTGTTCTTGCTGGAAAGACACTTGTGGCAGGGCATAGCCTGGGTGCACAGTCGTCTTGGTCTTTGGATGACGTTCGCAGGAAGGGGGACTCTCCGAGCCGGTGACGAGACGGTTCAACAAGTCCACACCGACCAAGACCCTCCTGACATGCCTGAAAGAGCAGAAATGATGGACGCCGATGCCGTGGACGAGCCCCTGGCACCGCCGCCAGCTCCAGAACTCCAAGACCAGCCGCAACCTGGTTGCGGCTCTCGCAGCCCGCTGCAGAAAATGCCGTCCGAGGGCAGCTGCAAAGCCGCCCCTGCAGAGAATCTGCTCACGCTCCTGCAGGAGcaagaggagaggaagaagtGCGTCATATGCCAGGATAGCACTAAGACCGTTGTGCTTCTGCCCTGCCGCCACTTGTGCTTATGCAGAGACTGTACCGACATCTTGCTGCGCCAACCCGTCTACCAGCACAACTGCCCACTGTGTCGCCACATGATCCTCCAGACCATGGACGTGTATCTCTGA
- the c1qtnf5 gene encoding complement C1q tumor necrosis factor-related protein 5 isoform X1 yields the protein MCISINRLKEMTPLQSWGLSLLLALLAQYSNPMEDNKIHSLCMGSPGIPGSPGLHGRPGQPGRDGRDGRDAPLGEKGQRGDRGEPGEPGMRGLTGDRGDPGEKGERGPSGECAVAPKSAFSAKLSESLTMPLPVGDAVRFDKIILNEQGDYNAETGRFTCRVPGVYYFAVHATVYRSSLQFDLMKNGHAMGSYFQMFGNWSKPASLSGGTMLHLIPGDQVWVQMALGEYTGFYSSPKTDSTFIGFLVYSDWKNSAVFA from the exons ATG TGTATCTCTATTAACAGACTCAAAGAAATGACACCTCTTCAGTCTTGGGGTCTCTCCCTCCTTCTGGCTTTGCTTGCACAATATTCAAATCCGATGGAGGACAATAAGATTCACAGTCTGTGTATGGGAAGCCCAGGTATCCCAGGTTCTCCGGGATTGCATGGCAGGCCAGGCCAACCAGGTAGAGATGGCAGAGATGGGAGAGATGCACCCCTTGGGGAGAAAGGGCAAAGAGGAGATCGTGGAGAGCCTG GAGAGCCAGGCATGAGGGGCCTGACTGGGGACAGAGGTGATCCAGGAGAGAAAGGTGAGAGGGGACCCTCAGGAGAATGTGCGGTGGCTCCTAAGTCAGCATTCAGTGCCAAGTTGTCTGAATCCCTCACCATGCCATTACCAGTAGGGGATGCAGTACGCTTTGACAAAATCATCCTAAACGAGCAGGGTGATTACAACGCAGAGACCGGACGCTTCACATGCAGGGTGCCAGGTGTTTACTATTTTGCCGTCCATGCCACTGTGTACCGTTCAAGTCTACAGTTTGACCTGATGAAGAATGGACACGCCATGGGCTCCTACTTCCAGATGTTTGGCAACTGGTCCAAGCCAGCATCACTGTCTGGAGGCACTATGCTGCACCTGATTCCCGGCGATCAAGTGTGGGTGCAGATGGCTTTGGGCGAGTATACCGGCTTTTACTCAAGCCCCAAGACAGACAGCACCTTCATTGGCTTTCTGGTGTACTCAGATTGGAAAAACTCTGCTGTATTTGCTTAG
- the c1qtnf5 gene encoding complement C1q tumor necrosis factor-related protein 5 isoform X2 has protein sequence MTPLQSWGLSLLLALLAQYSNPMEDNKIHSLCMGSPGIPGSPGLHGRPGQPGRDGRDGRDAPLGEKGQRGDRGEPGEPGMRGLTGDRGDPGEKGERGPSGECAVAPKSAFSAKLSESLTMPLPVGDAVRFDKIILNEQGDYNAETGRFTCRVPGVYYFAVHATVYRSSLQFDLMKNGHAMGSYFQMFGNWSKPASLSGGTMLHLIPGDQVWVQMALGEYTGFYSSPKTDSTFIGFLVYSDWKNSAVFA, from the exons ATGACACCTCTTCAGTCTTGGGGTCTCTCCCTCCTTCTGGCTTTGCTTGCACAATATTCAAATCCGATGGAGGACAATAAGATTCACAGTCTGTGTATGGGAAGCCCAGGTATCCCAGGTTCTCCGGGATTGCATGGCAGGCCAGGCCAACCAGGTAGAGATGGCAGAGATGGGAGAGATGCACCCCTTGGGGAGAAAGGGCAAAGAGGAGATCGTGGAGAGCCTG GAGAGCCAGGCATGAGGGGCCTGACTGGGGACAGAGGTGATCCAGGAGAGAAAGGTGAGAGGGGACCCTCAGGAGAATGTGCGGTGGCTCCTAAGTCAGCATTCAGTGCCAAGTTGTCTGAATCCCTCACCATGCCATTACCAGTAGGGGATGCAGTACGCTTTGACAAAATCATCCTAAACGAGCAGGGTGATTACAACGCAGAGACCGGACGCTTCACATGCAGGGTGCCAGGTGTTTACTATTTTGCCGTCCATGCCACTGTGTACCGTTCAAGTCTACAGTTTGACCTGATGAAGAATGGACACGCCATGGGCTCCTACTTCCAGATGTTTGGCAACTGGTCCAAGCCAGCATCACTGTCTGGAGGCACTATGCTGCACCTGATTCCCGGCGATCAAGTGTGGGTGCAGATGGCTTTGGGCGAGTATACCGGCTTTTACTCAAGCCCCAAGACAGACAGCACCTTCATTGGCTTTCTGGTGTACTCAGATTGGAAAAACTCTGCTGTATTTGCTTAG